The following proteins are co-located in the Vanessa cardui chromosome 15, ilVanCard2.1, whole genome shotgun sequence genome:
- the LOC124535895 gene encoding uncharacterized protein LOC124535895 encodes MADQAKNALNKNKFECCNRLTNSNEILKCQLCKKRYHYTCVTVITTTLYKNLSEDFKSTWLCPSCNRPRPGTDNTSTPVRSFPDNNQELQNNITLRRKQETHDSNDGESHSLTLADVRRAIREELVNTLENFKTNVMSQLNIKTKEVLDQLVQVTDSMNFIEQQYEDLKKEISAKEKVIQTLETECKNLQTSVNELGARLVKIEQHSRSMNVEIHCVPEHKNENLMTLVKQIAITTNYKLNESNIHYCTRVAKLQNNSPRPRSILIKFSSPRIRDEFLAASINFNKKAKNNSEKMNTNHIGIRDDPKPIYVVEHLSPTQKSLHAAARLKAKELKYRFVWVRGGNIYMRKTETSEYKFIRNIETLSTLI; translated from the coding sequence atggcCGATCAAGCAAAAAATGCactcaataaaaataagttcgAGTGTTGTAACCGTCtaacaaattcaaatgaaatcttAAAATGCCAACTGTGTAAGAAAAGGTACCACTATACCTGCGTAACGGTTATTACTACTACACTGTATAAAAATTTATCTGAAGATTTCAAATCTACATGGCTCTGCCCATCATGTAATAGACCTCGTCCTGGAACTGATAACACCAGCACACCCGTGAGATCTTTCCCAGATAATAATCAAGaacttcaaaataatatcacCCTTAGACGAAAACAGGAAACACATGATTCAAATGATGGCGAATCACACTCCCTGACACTTGCTGATGTTCGCAGAGCTATTAGGGAAGAACTAGTCAATACTTTAGAAAACTTTAAAACGAATGTAATGTCTCAACTGAACATTAAAACTAAAGAAGTGCTAGATCAATTGGTGCAAGTTACAGACTCGATGAACTTCATAGAACAACAATACGAAGACTTAAAGAAGGAAATATCAGCGAAGGAAAAGGTTATTCAGACATTGGAGACTGAGTGCAAGAATTTACAAACATCGGTGAATGAATTAGGAGCACGTCTGGTAAAGATAGAACAACATTCACGCTCGATGAATGTAGAAATCCACTGCGTACCTGAGCACAAGAATGAAAACCTGATGACTCTTGTAAAGCAAATAGCAATAACCACAAACTATAAATTGAATGAGTCCAATATACACTACTGCACGAGAGTCGCAAAGCTTCAGAATAACAGTCCGAGGCCacgttctattttaattaagtttagcaGTCCAAGAATCCGGGATGAGTTCCTAGCAGCATCTATTAACTTCAACAAAAAAGCGAAGAACAACTCCGAAAAAATGAATACCAACCATATTGGAATACGAGACGATCCGAAGCCAATCTACGTGGTTGAGCATCTCTCTCCGACGCAGAAATCTCTCCATGCAGCAGCACGGTTAAAAGCCAAAGAATTAAAGTACCGATTTGTTTGGGTCAGAGGAGGCAATATCTACATGCGGAAAACTGAAACATCCGAATACAAATTCATAAGGAACATTGAAACACTGTCCACATTGATTTAA
- the LOC124535595 gene encoding proteasome subunit alpha type-3: MSSIGTGYDLSASQFSPDGRVFQVEYAAKAVENSGTVIGLRGKDGVVFAVEKLVTSKLYEPGANKRIFHTDEHVGMAVAGLISDARQIVETARSEASSYRSQYGAPVPLKYLNERVSMYMHAYTLYSAVRPYGCSVIMGTWSEYEGPQMFMLEPSGVSFSYFGCAVGKAKQAAKTEIEKLKLADMSVKDLVKEAARIIYLVHDELKDKQFELELSWVSKDTKGRHEMVPKEIAAEAENQAKQALADIEDSDEGDM; the protein is encoded by the exons ATGAGTTCAATCGGTACCGGT TATGATCTTTCTGCCTCCCAATTTTCACCTGATGGTCGAGTATTCCAAGTTGAATACGCAGCAAAAGCAGTAGAAAACTCAGGAACAGTTATCGGCCTGAGAGGGAAAGATGGAGTTGTGTTTGCTGTGGAAAAACTCGTGACTTCAAAACTTTATGAACCCGGTGCTAACAAAAGGATATTTCACACTGATGAACATGTTGGCATG GCAGTAGCTGGTCTTATCTCAGACGCTAGACAAATAGTAGAAACAGCAAGATCTGAAGCTTCGAGTTACAGATCACAGTATGGAGCCCCAGTTCCTCTGAAATACTTGAATGAGCGTGTCTCCATGTACATGCATGCATACACCTTATACAGTGCCGTCCGGCCTTACGGATGCTCAGTGATAATGGGAACTTGGTCAGAATATGAAGGACCACAAATGTTCATGCTTGAGCCAAGTGGAGTTTCATTT tcATATTTTGGATGTGCAGTTGGAAAAGCAAAGCAAGCTGCAAAAACTGAAATTGAAAAGCTGAAGCTTGCTGACATGTCTGTAAAGGATTTAGTAAAGGAAGCTGCTCGAAT tatATATCTTGTCCACGACGAGCTTAAAGACAAGCAATTTGAGCTTGAGTTGTCCTGGGTTTCAAAGGACACGAAGGGGCGTCACGAGATGGTACCGAAGGAGATAGCGGCAGAAGCAGAAAATCAAGCCAAACAAGCTCTAGCTGATATTGAGGATTCTGATGAGGGAGACatgtaa